One genomic segment of Thermovibrio guaymasensis includes these proteins:
- a CDS encoding response regulator transcription factor: protein MKVAVVEDDLSVGNLIKKALSKEGYSVKLFSTAEALNDAIFSYGERFDLIILDVMLPGTDGIKACSFLREKGVEIPIMILTALSEEEDKVAGLDSGADDYVTKPFSIREFLARVRALTRRSRRSAKRELSLTTKGVIVNGKEIKLTTKEREVLKVLISKKGQVVSKDEIFNKVWKGEGSKRVVDVYIKYLRDKLGERIQTVWGIGYRLD, encoded by the coding sequence ATGAAAGTAGCGGTAGTTGAAGACGACCTATCGGTTGGAAACCTCATTAAAAAGGCCCTCTCTAAGGAAGGCTATTCGGTCAAGCTCTTTTCAACTGCAGAGGCTTTAAATGACGCAATATTTAGCTATGGAGAGAGATTTGACCTGATTATCCTAGACGTTATGCTACCTGGAACCGACGGAATTAAAGCCTGTAGTTTCTTAAGGGAAAAGGGAGTTGAAATACCAATAATGATTTTAACTGCCCTTTCTGAAGAGGAAGATAAAGTAGCAGGCCTTGACAGTGGAGCCGACGACTACGTTACAAAGCCCTTTAGCATCAGAGAGTTCCTTGCAAGGGTAAGGGCCCTCACCCGTCGCTCAAGGAGGTCTGCTAAGAGGGAGCTCTCCTTAACTACCAAAGGGGTAATAGTAAACGGGAAGGAGATTAAACTGACGACGAAGGAAAGGGAGGTTTTAAAGGTTTTAATTTCAAAGAAGGGCCAGGTAGTTTCAAAGGATGAAATATTTAACAAAGTGTGGAAAGGTGAGGGCTCAAAGAGGGTGGTTGACGTTTATATAAAGTACCTGAGGGATAAGTTAGGTGAGAGAATCCAGACAGTCTGGGGAATTGGCTATAGACTGGATTAG
- a CDS encoding sensor histidine kinase, translating to MRESRQSGELAIDWIRELGKSFEEILIVDERGELLGKEQKLWERYPCPEAFRAHRELFERGEGSFEFEEKGRNYLFKGKKVGKFGVFLREEITLKKEVEELKREVISTLSHQIKTPLTVIRGNAEIALEFGSQRKDIEEIVKKCIEIEEILKGLKKLFEKPKKFPLVNLRPVALECIREFEGRAREKGIEIIHSLKDTNVPAEPTLFKQLLFNLIDNAVKFTKKGRIEVQLTHEYLKVSDTGIGIDEEIKERVFEKFVKGKRSSGQGIGLSVVKEIVRFHGWKVDFESSPKGTTFTVYF from the coding sequence GTGAGAGAATCCAGACAGTCTGGGGAATTGGCTATAGACTGGATTAGAGAACTTGGAAAGTCCTTTGAGGAAATTTTAATAGTTGATGAAAGGGGAGAACTCTTAGGAAAAGAACAGAAACTCTGGGAAAGGTACCCTTGCCCCGAAGCATTCAGGGCCCACAGGGAGCTCTTTGAAAGGGGAGAAGGCTCCTTTGAGTTTGAGGAAAAGGGAAGGAACTACCTATTTAAAGGTAAGAAAGTAGGGAAATTCGGAGTCTTCTTAAGGGAGGAGATAACCCTTAAAAAGGAGGTTGAGGAGCTAAAGAGGGAAGTTATATCAACCCTTTCTCATCAGATAAAGACTCCACTAACAGTAATTAGGGGAAACGCCGAAATTGCCCTTGAGTTCGGATCCCAGAGGAAAGATATTGAGGAAATAGTTAAAAAGTGCATTGAGATAGAGGAAATCCTTAAAGGTCTAAAGAAACTCTTTGAAAAACCGAAGAAGTTTCCGCTGGTTAACCTAAGACCAGTTGCCCTTGAGTGTATCAGGGAGTTTGAAGGAAGGGCAAGAGAAAAGGGAATAGAGATTATCCACAGTCTTAAAGACACCAACGTTCCAGCAGAGCCCACGCTCTTTAAACAGCTCCTTTTCAACCTAATTGATAACGCAGTGAAGTTTACAAAGAAGGGGAGGATAGAGGTTCAGCTAACCCACGAGTATTTAAAGGTTTCAGATACAGGAATCGGAATAGATGAGGAAATCAAGGAAAGGGTTTTTGAAAAGTTCGTTAAGGGAAAAAGAAGCTCCGGCCAGGGAATAGGCCTCTCAGTAGTAAAGGAGATAGTCAGGTTCCACGGCTGGAAAGTTGATTTTGAGAGCTCCCCAAAAGGAACGACCTTTACAGTTTACTTTTAA